From Osmerus eperlanus chromosome 28, fOsmEpe2.1, whole genome shotgun sequence, the proteins below share one genomic window:
- the olfml2a gene encoding olfactomedin-like protein 2A isoform X1 translates to MWRLTNMLTCLLVLCKDINAQSKIFGETEPVRMTSEGSDCRCKCVMRPLSRDACAHLRSGSARPEDFYTVETVSSGSDCKCSCTAPPSSLNPCENEWKMERLKKQAPELLKLQSMVDLLEGTLFSLDMMKVHSYINKVVSQMNTLEETIKTNLTRDNEFVRDSMTTLTNQFKRYENYSNVMLTIKKEISSLSAQLLQKGTMENKAQDTNDEKTKDAVKSPNKKTPASKPPPKTPKEKVVKPKKENFKPGKAVKPDPTAKAKVAGHQPGVVRGITYYKAAKVDGDGHGTGGKDHSAKAHTQHVIESHSEDGDSEIVLENAEAAAGETTTVAAASATTTITTTTAATTTTIAPPTTTAPTSSSGTFRADRPAPTIVLMLDNSDNNSRPLLHRAGKILDCEGTLASISPPEKQHSYGRNEGAWMKDPLAKDSKIYVTNYYYGNNLVEFRNLDNFKQGRWSNLFKLPYNWIGTGHVVYNGAFYYNRAFTKNIIKYDLRMRYVAAWTLLHDVVYEDTTPWKWRGHSDIDFAVDESGLWVIYPATDYDYSQQEVIVIAKLDPGDLSVKKETTWRTGLKRNSYGNCFIICGVLYAVDVYNQKEGEVNYAYDTHTNTEAVPRLPFTNEYAFTTQIDYNPKEKVLYAWDNGHQLTYNIDFVDQ, encoded by the exons atCTTCGGGGAGACGGAGCCGGTGAGGATGACGTCGGAGGGCTCCGACTGCCGCTGCAAGTGCGTGATGCGGCCGCTCAGCCGGGACGCGTGCGCCCACCTGCGCAGCGGCAGCGCCCGCCCGGAGGACTTCTACACGGTGGAGACGGTCAGCTCCGGCTCCGACTGCAAGTGCTCGTGCAcggccccgccctcctccctcaACCCCTGCGAGAACGAGTGGAAGATGGAGAGGCTGAAGAAGCAGGCCCCCGAGCTGCTGAAG TTGCAATCAATGGTGGACCTACTGGAGGGAACCCTGTTCAGTTTGGATATGATGAAGGTCCACTCCTACATCAACAAGGTCGTCTCCCAGATGAACaccctggaggag ACTATCAAGACCAACCTCACGCGGGATAATGAGTTTGTGAGGGACAGCATGACCACTCTGACCAATCAGTTCAAGAGATACGAGAACTACTCCAACGTCATGCTGACCATAAAGAAAGAGATATCCAGCCTTAGCGCGCAGCTGCTTCAGAAAGGCACCATGGAAAACAAAGCTcag GACACCAATGATGAGAAAACCAAGGATGCCGTGAAATCTCCCAACAAAAAAACCCCCGCGTCCAAACCCCCTCCCAAGACGCCCAAGGAGAAGGTCGTCAAGCCCAAGAAAGAGAACTTCAAACCGGGGAAGGCCGTCAAGCCCGACCCCACAGCCAAGGCCAAGGTGGCCGGGCACCAGCCCGGGGTGGTGAGGGGCATCACGTACTACAAAGCTGCCAAGGTGGACGGGGACGGCCATGGCACAGGCGGTAAAG ACCACAGTGCCAAAGCACACACTCAGCATGTTATAGAGAGCCACTCGGAGGACGGGGACTCGGAGATCGTGCTGGAGAATGCCGAAGCCGCAGCGGGTGAGACCACAACCGTGGCGGCTGCCAGCGCCACCACCaccataacaacaacaacagcagcaacaacaaccaccATAGCCCCGCCCACTACCACGGCCCCCACCAGCAGCAGTGGCACCTTCAGAGCAGACAGACCAGCCCCCACCATCGTGCTCATGCTGGACAACTCGGACAACAACAGCAGGCCTCTGCTACACCGGGCAG GGAAGATCCTGGACTGCGAGGGGACCCTGGCATCTATCTCCCCCCCGGAGAAGCAGCACAGCTATGGGAGGAACGAGGGGGCCTGGATGAAGGACCCCCTCGCTAAGGACTCCAAGATCTACGTCACCAACTACTACTACGGCAACAACCTGGTGGAGTTCCGAAACCTGGATAACTTCAAACAGG GTCGCTGGAGCAACCTCTTCAAGCTGCCCTACAACTGGATCGGCACGGGCCACGTGGTGTACAACGGCGCCTTCTACTACAACCGGGCGTTCACCAAGAACATCATCAAGTACGACCTGCGGATGCGCTACGTGGCCGCCTGGACCCTCCTCCACGACGTGGTGTACGAGGACACCACCCCCTGGAAGTGGAGGGGCCACTCGGACATCGACTTCGCCGTGGACGAGAGCGGCCTGTGGGTGATCTACCCGGCCACGGACTACGACTACTCCCAGCAGGAGGTGATCGTCATCGCCAAGCTGGACCCCGGGGACCTGTCGGTGAAGAAGGAGACCACCTGGAGGACGGGGCTGAAGAGGAACTCGTACGGGAACTGCTTCATCATCTGCGGCGTGCTGTACGCCGTGGACGTGTACAACCAGAAGGAGGGCGAGGTCAACTACGCCTACGACACTCACACCAACACCGAGGCCGTCCCACGCCTGCCCTTCACCAACGAGTACGCCTTCACCACCCAGATCGACTACAACCCCAAGGAGAAGGTCCTGTACGCCTGGGACAACGGCCACCAGCTCACCTACAACATAGACTTCGTTGACCAATGA
- the olfml2a gene encoding olfactomedin-like protein 2A isoform X2, giving the protein MGTGDPGNEFVLTSVKIFGETEPVRMTSEGSDCRCKCVMRPLSRDACAHLRSGSARPEDFYTVETVSSGSDCKCSCTAPPSSLNPCENEWKMERLKKQAPELLKLQSMVDLLEGTLFSLDMMKVHSYINKVVSQMNTLEETIKTNLTRDNEFVRDSMTTLTNQFKRYENYSNVMLTIKKEISSLSAQLLQKGTMENKAQDTNDEKTKDAVKSPNKKTPASKPPPKTPKEKVVKPKKENFKPGKAVKPDPTAKAKVAGHQPGVVRGITYYKAAKVDGDGHGTGGKDHSAKAHTQHVIESHSEDGDSEIVLENAEAAAGETTTVAAASATTTITTTTAATTTTIAPPTTTAPTSSSGTFRADRPAPTIVLMLDNSDNNSRPLLHRAGKILDCEGTLASISPPEKQHSYGRNEGAWMKDPLAKDSKIYVTNYYYGNNLVEFRNLDNFKQGRWSNLFKLPYNWIGTGHVVYNGAFYYNRAFTKNIIKYDLRMRYVAAWTLLHDVVYEDTTPWKWRGHSDIDFAVDESGLWVIYPATDYDYSQQEVIVIAKLDPGDLSVKKETTWRTGLKRNSYGNCFIICGVLYAVDVYNQKEGEVNYAYDTHTNTEAVPRLPFTNEYAFTTQIDYNPKEKVLYAWDNGHQLTYNIDFVDQ; this is encoded by the exons atCTTCGGGGAGACGGAGCCGGTGAGGATGACGTCGGAGGGCTCCGACTGCCGCTGCAAGTGCGTGATGCGGCCGCTCAGCCGGGACGCGTGCGCCCACCTGCGCAGCGGCAGCGCCCGCCCGGAGGACTTCTACACGGTGGAGACGGTCAGCTCCGGCTCCGACTGCAAGTGCTCGTGCAcggccccgccctcctccctcaACCCCTGCGAGAACGAGTGGAAGATGGAGAGGCTGAAGAAGCAGGCCCCCGAGCTGCTGAAG TTGCAATCAATGGTGGACCTACTGGAGGGAACCCTGTTCAGTTTGGATATGATGAAGGTCCACTCCTACATCAACAAGGTCGTCTCCCAGATGAACaccctggaggag ACTATCAAGACCAACCTCACGCGGGATAATGAGTTTGTGAGGGACAGCATGACCACTCTGACCAATCAGTTCAAGAGATACGAGAACTACTCCAACGTCATGCTGACCATAAAGAAAGAGATATCCAGCCTTAGCGCGCAGCTGCTTCAGAAAGGCACCATGGAAAACAAAGCTcag GACACCAATGATGAGAAAACCAAGGATGCCGTGAAATCTCCCAACAAAAAAACCCCCGCGTCCAAACCCCCTCCCAAGACGCCCAAGGAGAAGGTCGTCAAGCCCAAGAAAGAGAACTTCAAACCGGGGAAGGCCGTCAAGCCCGACCCCACAGCCAAGGCCAAGGTGGCCGGGCACCAGCCCGGGGTGGTGAGGGGCATCACGTACTACAAAGCTGCCAAGGTGGACGGGGACGGCCATGGCACAGGCGGTAAAG ACCACAGTGCCAAAGCACACACTCAGCATGTTATAGAGAGCCACTCGGAGGACGGGGACTCGGAGATCGTGCTGGAGAATGCCGAAGCCGCAGCGGGTGAGACCACAACCGTGGCGGCTGCCAGCGCCACCACCaccataacaacaacaacagcagcaacaacaaccaccATAGCCCCGCCCACTACCACGGCCCCCACCAGCAGCAGTGGCACCTTCAGAGCAGACAGACCAGCCCCCACCATCGTGCTCATGCTGGACAACTCGGACAACAACAGCAGGCCTCTGCTACACCGGGCAG GGAAGATCCTGGACTGCGAGGGGACCCTGGCATCTATCTCCCCCCCGGAGAAGCAGCACAGCTATGGGAGGAACGAGGGGGCCTGGATGAAGGACCCCCTCGCTAAGGACTCCAAGATCTACGTCACCAACTACTACTACGGCAACAACCTGGTGGAGTTCCGAAACCTGGATAACTTCAAACAGG GTCGCTGGAGCAACCTCTTCAAGCTGCCCTACAACTGGATCGGCACGGGCCACGTGGTGTACAACGGCGCCTTCTACTACAACCGGGCGTTCACCAAGAACATCATCAAGTACGACCTGCGGATGCGCTACGTGGCCGCCTGGACCCTCCTCCACGACGTGGTGTACGAGGACACCACCCCCTGGAAGTGGAGGGGCCACTCGGACATCGACTTCGCCGTGGACGAGAGCGGCCTGTGGGTGATCTACCCGGCCACGGACTACGACTACTCCCAGCAGGAGGTGATCGTCATCGCCAAGCTGGACCCCGGGGACCTGTCGGTGAAGAAGGAGACCACCTGGAGGACGGGGCTGAAGAGGAACTCGTACGGGAACTGCTTCATCATCTGCGGCGTGCTGTACGCCGTGGACGTGTACAACCAGAAGGAGGGCGAGGTCAACTACGCCTACGACACTCACACCAACACCGAGGCCGTCCCACGCCTGCCCTTCACCAACGAGTACGCCTTCACCACCCAGATCGACTACAACCCCAAGGAGAAGGTCCTGTACGCCTGGGACAACGGCCACCAGCTCACCTACAACATAGACTTCGTTGACCAATGA